In a single window of the Tachyglossus aculeatus isolate mTacAcu1 chromosome 14, mTacAcu1.pri, whole genome shotgun sequence genome:
- the ELFN2 gene encoding protein phosphatase 1 regulatory subunit 29 — MLRLGLWATALLCACQPGPARGDCWLIEGDKGYVWLAICSQNQPPYETIPQHINSTVHDLRLNENKLKAVLYSSLSRFGNLTDLNLTKNEISYIEDGAFLGQVNLQVLQLGYNKLSNLTEGMLRGMARLQFLFVQHNLIEAVTPAAFSECPGLISIDLSSNRLSRLDGTTFAGLGGLMVCELAGNPFRCDCGLYGFLAWLVAFNNVTKNYDRLQCEAPREFAGYPLLVPRPHHSRNAITIFQAMCRDGAAPSRPSGRPTPFAPDPQRDPDENSGFNPGDFLSVEPPASSSSSSSSSSSSSSSSSSSSSSSSSTTDSAFSPTIKLHHVTFTSATLVVTIPSPFSKMYVLVQYNDSFVSDVMTLKNKKEIVTLSKLRARTDYTFCVASIRNSKRYNHTCLSFATRDPVPGDPAPSTSTTTHYIMTILGCLFGMVLVLGAVYYCLRKRRRREEKQKSLSVKKTILEMRYGAEAEAGPKLGDPPVLPVSRMSSIPSMIGEKPPPPPKGLDAGPDTPRAATKGNYMEVRGGGGDGLVRPDDDLRDLDNGRGSAAEISTIAKEVDKVNQIINNCIDALKLDTASFLGGGGGGGVGGAGGDPDLAFDCQSIPAGSATGLDRPGFLSPPYKESAHHPLQRQLSADAAVARKTCSVSSSGSIKSAKVFSLDVPEPPPPPPGLGQGLDAKYLDQGGPLDRLPLVSAGAIQHLEVQPPYHCSEHRHSFPALYYEESADTLSPRMPFLKPLARSKRDSAYSQLSPRHYFSGYSSSPEYSSESTHKIWERFRPYKKHPREEVCMAAGHALRKKVQFAKDEDLHDILDYWKGVSAQQKL; from the coding sequence ATGCTGCGCCTGGGGCTGTGGGCCACCGCCCTGCTCTGCGCCtgccagcccggcccggcccggggcgaCTGCTGGCTGATCGAAGGGGACAAGGGCTACGTGTGGCTGGCCATCTGCAGCCAGAACCAGCCGCCCTACGAGACCATCCCCCAGCACATCAACAGCACGGTGCACGACCTGCGCCTCAACGAGAACAAGCTGAAGGCCGTGCTGTATTCCTCCCTGAGCCGCTTCGGCAACCTGACGGACCTCAACCTGACCAAGAACGAGATCTCCTACATCGAGGACGGGGCCTTCCTGGGCCAGGTGAACCTGCAGGTGCTGCAGCTGGGCTACAACAAGCTGAGCAACCTGACGGAGGGCATGCTGCGGGGCATGGCCCGCCTGCAGTTCCTCTTCGTGCAGCACAACCTGATCGAGGCCGTCACGCCCGCGGCCTTCTCCGAGTGCCCGGGCCTCATCAGCATCGACCTGTCCTCCAACCGGCTCAGCCGCCTGGACGGCACCACCTTCGCCGGGCTGGGCGGGCTGATGGTGTGCGAGTTGGCGGGCAACCCCTTCCGCTGCGACTGCGGCCTGTACGGCTTCCTGGCCTGGCTGGTGGCCTTCAACAACGTGACCAAGAACTACGACCGGCTGCAGTGCGAGGCGCCCCGGGAGTTCGCCGGCTACCCGCTGCTCGTGCCCAGGCCGCACCACAGCCGCAACGCCATCACTATCTTCCAGGCCATGTGCCGGGACGGGGCCGCCCCGTCCCGCCCCTCCGGCCGCCCCACGCCCTTCGCCCCGGACCCCCAGAGGGACCCGGACGAGAACTCCGGGTTCAACCCGGGGGACTTCCTGTCGGTGGAGCCCCcggcctcgtcgtcgtcgtcctcctcctcctcgtcctcgtcgtcgtcctcctcctcgtcgtcgtcctcgtcgtcgtcctccacCACCGACTCCGCCTTCAGCCCCACCATCAAGCTCCACCACGTCACCTTCACCTCGGCCACCCTGGTGGTGACCATCCCGTCGCCCTTCAGCAAGATGTACGTCCTGGTGCAGTACAACGACAGCTTCGTGTCGGACGTCATGACCCTGAAGAACAAGAAGGAGATCGTCACGCTCAGCAAGCTCAGGGCCCGCACGGACTACACTTTCTGCGTGGCCTCCATCCGCAACTCCAAGCGCTACAACCACACCTGCCTGTCCTTCGCCACGCGGGACCCGGTCCCCGGCGACCCGGCGCCCAGCACGTCCACCACCACCCATTACATCATGACCATCCTGGGCTGCCTCTTCGGCATGGTCCTCGTCCTCGGGGCCGTCTACTACTGCCTGcggaagcggcggaggcgggaggagaagcagaagtcgCTCAGCGTCAAGAAGACCATCCTGGAGATGCGCTACGGGGCGGAGGCCGAGGCGGGCCCGAAGCTGGGGGACCCTCCGGTCCTGCCCGTCTCCCGGatgtcctccatcccctccatgatCGGCGagaagccccctcccccgcccaagGGGCTGGACGCCGGGCCGGACACCCCCAGGGCGGCCACCAAGGGCAACTACATGGAAGTgcgcgggggcgggggcgacGGGCTGGTCCGGCCCGACGACGACCTCCGGGACCTGGACAACGGCCGGGGCTCGGCCGCCGAGATCTCCACCATCGCCAAGGAGGTGGACAAGGTCAACCAGATCATCAACAACTGCATCGACGCCCTCAAGCTGGACACGGCCTCCTtcctgggcggcggcggcggcggcggcgtcgggggggccgggggcgaccCGGACCTGGCCTTCGACTGCCAGTCCATCCCCGCCGGCTCGGCCACGGGGCTGGACCGGCCGGGCTTCCTCTCGCCCCCCTACAAGGAGAGCGCCCACCACCCCCTGCAGCGGCAGCTGAGCGCCGACGCCGCCGTGGCCCGCAAGACCTGCAGCGTCTCGTCCAGCGGGTCCATCAAGAGCGCCAAGGTGTTCAGCCTGGACGTcccggagccgccgccgccgcccccggggcTGGGCCAGGGCCTGGACGCCAAGTACCTGGACCAGGGCGGGCCCCTCGACCGGCTGCCCCTGGTGTCGGCCGGAGCCATCCAGCACCTGGAGGTCCAGCCCCCCTATCACTGCAGCGAGCACCGCCACTCCTTTCCGGCCCTCTACTACGAAGAGAGCGCCGACACCCTGAGCCCGCGAATGCCCTTCCTCAAGCCCCTGGCCCGCTCCAAGCGGGACTCTGCCTATTCCCAGCTGTCCCCCAGACACTACTTCTCGGGCTACTCCTCCAGCCCCGAGTACTCCTCCGAAAGCACCCACAAGATCTGGGAGCGCTTCCGCCCCTACAAGAAGCACCCCCGGGAGGAGGTGTGCATGGCCGCCGGACACGCCCTGCGCAAGAAGGTTCAGTTCGCCAAGGACGAGGACCTCCACGACATCCTGGATTACTGGAAGGGGGTCTCGGCCCAGCAGAAGCTCTGA